Proteins encoded in a region of the Zunongwangia endophytica genome:
- a CDS encoding glycoside hydrolase family 97 protein, whose translation MTVNKIISKISVTLILALISFTSELKSQELKSPDGKLILNLELDSKGTPKYALSYKGKSVIESSDLGLQIKNQPSMIEGFEIEETEKNQVDESWNPVWGKQKTVRNHYRELKIKLVQPEHQNRYIYLRFRLFNDGLAFRYEFPKQNTLNYFVIEEEITEFSLAGDHKIFWIPGDYDTHEYSYTTSKISEIPEKMDGATVNINAQTPIENLAIQTPSMMKTDDGLYINIHEAALTNYAAMDLNVDPDNFVFSAHLAPDAVGNKGYMQTNTTTPWRTIIVSDDATDVLASNMIINLNEPTEYEHTSWITPMKYIGVWWEYFVEGKSTWAYGTETNVKLDQDFNKLTPSGRHGANTAHIKEYVDFAAKHGMDAVLVEGWNIGWEDWIGNWKENVFDFTTPYPDFDVKEVNDYAHSKGVKIMMHHETSASATNYERRLDRAFEFMKEYGYNSVKTGYVGQIIPRGEHHKGQWMVNHFIHVAKRAADYEIMINSHEAVRPTGLHRTYPNWLAQESARGTEFEAMGGLAPEHASILAFTRLIGGPMDYTPGIFQTDLSYYGDNQQRVNTTLVKQLSYYVTMYSPLQMAADLPDNYERFPDAFQFIKDVAVDWDNSWYLEAEPGDYVTIARKAKNKYEWFVGSMTDENEREATIDFSFLPEGENFVATIYADAKDASWDQNPQNYTIETVLISSETILDKFIARGGGLAISIKKATENDFNELDIIK comes from the coding sequence ATGACTGTAAATAAAATTATCAGCAAAATCTCTGTCACATTAATTTTGGCGCTAATTAGCTTCACGTCTGAGCTTAAATCTCAAGAGTTGAAATCACCCGATGGTAAATTAATTTTGAATTTAGAGCTAGATTCCAAAGGAACTCCAAAATATGCTTTAAGCTATAAGGGAAAATCCGTAATAGAGTCTAGTGATTTGGGATTACAAATTAAGAATCAACCTTCTATGATCGAAGGTTTTGAAATTGAAGAAACCGAGAAGAATCAAGTAGATGAAAGTTGGAATCCGGTTTGGGGAAAACAAAAAACCGTTAGAAATCATTATCGAGAATTAAAAATTAAATTGGTTCAACCTGAACATCAAAACAGATATATCTATTTACGTTTTAGGCTGTTCAATGATGGTCTGGCATTTCGGTATGAATTTCCCAAACAAAACACACTCAATTATTTCGTTATTGAGGAAGAGATTACCGAATTTTCCCTGGCAGGAGATCATAAAATTTTTTGGATCCCGGGAGATTATGATACTCATGAATATTCATATACCACATCAAAGATTTCGGAGATTCCCGAAAAGATGGACGGGGCTACTGTAAATATTAATGCCCAAACCCCTATAGAAAACCTGGCTATTCAAACCCCTTCTATGATGAAGACTGATGATGGCTTGTATATAAATATTCACGAAGCAGCATTGACAAATTATGCTGCCATGGATCTTAATGTGGATCCTGATAATTTTGTTTTTAGCGCTCATCTTGCTCCTGATGCCGTGGGTAATAAAGGATATATGCAAACCAATACCACAACTCCCTGGAGGACTATCATAGTAAGTGATGACGCTACGGATGTGCTGGCCTCTAATATGATAATAAATTTAAATGAACCTACGGAGTATGAACATACCTCTTGGATTACCCCGATGAAATATATCGGTGTTTGGTGGGAATATTTTGTGGAAGGCAAGAGTACCTGGGCTTACGGTACTGAAACTAATGTGAAGCTTGACCAGGATTTTAATAAACTGACTCCAAGTGGTCGACACGGGGCTAATACAGCACACATAAAAGAATATGTAGATTTTGCTGCTAAACACGGCATGGATGCAGTATTGGTAGAAGGCTGGAATATAGGTTGGGAAGATTGGATTGGAAACTGGAAAGAAAATGTTTTCGATTTTACCACTCCTTATCCGGATTTTGATGTGAAAGAAGTCAATGACTACGCTCATTCTAAAGGAGTTAAAATTATGATGCATCATGAGACTTCAGCTTCAGCAACGAATTATGAAAGACGTTTAGACCGAGCATTCGAATTCATGAAGGAATATGGCTATAATTCAGTTAAGACTGGTTATGTTGGTCAAATTATCCCCAGGGGAGAGCACCATAAAGGGCAATGGATGGTAAATCACTTTATCCATGTAGCTAAACGGGCAGCAGATTACGAAATTATGATCAATAGTCATGAAGCAGTGCGTCCAACTGGGTTACATAGAACATATCCTAATTGGTTAGCGCAAGAGTCTGCGCGAGGAACAGAATTTGAAGCTATGGGAGGTCTTGCGCCGGAACACGCTAGTATTTTAGCATTTACACGTTTAATTGGTGGTCCTATGGATTATACGCCTGGTATCTTTCAAACAGATCTATCTTACTATGGGGATAATCAACAACGCGTAAATACAACTTTAGTCAAGCAACTTTCGTATTATGTAACGATGTACAGCCCTTTACAAATGGCAGCTGATTTACCTGATAATTACGAAAGATTCCCGGATGCTTTTCAATTTATCAAGGATGTGGCAGTCGATTGGGATAATAGTTGGTATTTAGAAGCCGAGCCAGGAGATTATGTTACTATTGCCAGGAAAGCAAAGAACAAATATGAATGGTTTGTAGGAAGTATGACTGATGAAAACGAAAGGGAAGCAACAATTGATTTTAGCTTTCTACCGGAAGGAGAAAATTTTGTCGCTACCATATATGCTGATGCTAAAGACGCCAGCTGGGACCAAAACCCTCAAAATTACACTATTGAAACAGTTCTTATAAGCTCAGAAACTATTTTAGATAAATTTATAGCCAGAGGAGGCGGTTTGGCCATCAGCATAAAGAAAGCAACGGAAAATGATTTTAACGAATTAGACATTATAAAATAA
- a CDS encoding helix-turn-helix transcriptional regulator, which yields MNEQEKVVDLLQEIKVLLSHKKKVMNVEDLSVYTGLSKSKIYKLTHLQLIPMGSNPNIRQKFFDRDKIDAWLLGKPDLSDQHIEEKFNKTLLKNKK from the coding sequence ATGAATGAGCAAGAAAAAGTGGTGGATTTACTACAGGAAATTAAAGTACTGTTATCCCATAAGAAGAAAGTTATGAATGTTGAAGACCTATCTGTTTATACCGGACTTTCCAAAAGTAAAATTTATAAACTTACCCACCTTCAGCTTATCCCAATGGGGAGCAATCCTAATATTCGTCAAAAGTTTTTTGATAGGGATAAAATTGATGCCTGGCTGTTAGGGAAACCTGATCTATCGGATCAACATATCGAGGAGAAATTCAATAAAACATTATTGAAAAACAAGAAGTAA
- a CDS encoding primase-helicase family protein, with protein sequence MKSIPYLRVGTSYYKKVKAPTIAGHFNELLLPWSVETIRQDHGKSYLSKIAKYDGFTCIPDHLNFKPVYYKFYNIYSPLSNIPMQGELGFSLNFVQHIFGTHFELGLDYLQLLYTKPVQTLPILCLVSKERSTGKSTFLKWLKSIFENNMTYLTNDSFSSQFNADWANKLLICIDEVLFNKEELTERIKYLSTTNIKQVGG encoded by the coding sequence ATGAAGAGTATACCGTATTTACGGGTAGGGACTTCGTATTACAAAAAAGTCAAAGCACCTACCATTGCCGGGCACTTCAATGAGCTATTGCTTCCCTGGAGTGTAGAGACCATTCGACAGGATCATGGCAAATCATACCTGAGTAAAATTGCAAAATATGATGGTTTTACCTGTATTCCCGATCACCTGAATTTTAAACCGGTTTATTATAAATTCTACAACATCTATTCTCCCTTAAGTAATATCCCGATGCAGGGCGAATTAGGTTTTAGCCTGAATTTTGTCCAACATATTTTTGGAACGCATTTTGAATTAGGACTGGACTATCTACAACTATTATATACCAAACCGGTGCAAACCTTACCAATCCTTTGTTTGGTTTCAAAAGAACGATCCACTGGGAAAAGTACGTTTTTGAAATGGCTGAAAAGCATCTTTGAAAATAACATGACCTATCTGACCAATGATAGTTTTAGTAGTCAGTTTAATGCGGATTGGGCGAATAAGCTACTGATCTGTATTGATGAAGTGCTTTTTAATAAAGAGGAACTAACCGAGCGGATCAAATACCTTAGTACCACAAACATTAAACAAGTTGGAGGCTAA
- a CDS encoding toprim domain-containing protein: protein MKTKKICCEHARNLDIVHVLAKLGHYPSKTTVKEAWFLSPLRSETQASFHVSYHKNRWYDFGLGKGGNCLDLIIALKQCSITEALQFLANDQYPLITDLTKPGLSFHKQISKKEKEGINILSVQELSNFQLLRYAKNRGIPRGLIRELTSEVHFELYGKPYYAIGLENRRGGYELRNAFYKASSTPKSYSYLQQDRNGLIITEGLFDYLSLALLDSELFFTHDHIILNSLSFIQEIIVRFDGYPDPILLFLDNDAAGDRMTSYLLEHFAQAIDLRYRFYPHKDLNEKRCHV, encoded by the coding sequence ATGAAAACAAAGAAAATATGCTGTGAACATGCCCGTAATTTAGACATCGTACACGTACTCGCTAAATTAGGTCATTATCCCAGCAAAACAACGGTGAAAGAAGCCTGGTTTCTGAGTCCCCTGCGGTCAGAAACACAGGCCTCTTTCCATGTCTCTTATCATAAAAACAGATGGTACGACTTCGGATTGGGAAAAGGAGGAAATTGTCTGGATCTGATTATTGCCTTAAAACAATGTTCTATTACTGAAGCTTTACAATTTCTGGCCAATGATCAGTATCCATTAATTACAGATCTTACAAAACCTGGTTTGTCTTTTCATAAGCAGATTTCTAAAAAGGAAAAGGAGGGTATTAATATACTTAGTGTTCAGGAACTCTCAAATTTTCAATTACTCCGTTATGCTAAAAATCGAGGTATCCCTAGAGGACTGATTCGAGAATTGACCAGTGAAGTACATTTTGAATTATATGGAAAACCATATTATGCTATTGGTCTAGAAAATAGACGGGGAGGTTATGAGCTTCGGAATGCTTTTTATAAAGCCTCAAGTACACCTAAATCGTATAGCTATCTCCAACAAGATAGGAATGGACTGATCATTACCGAAGGATTATTTGATTACCTGTCTTTAGCGCTATTAGATTCTGAGCTATTCTTTACCCATGATCATATTATACTCAACTCCCTATCCTTTATTCAGGAAATCATAGTACGTTTTGACGGCTATCCTGATCCAATCTTATTATTTCTGGATAATGATGCTGCCGGAGATCGTATGACTTCATATTTACTAGAACATTTTGCTCAGGCGATTGACCTGAGATATCGCTTTTATCCACATAAAGATCTTAACGAAAAACGCTGCCATGTTTGA
- the mbpA gene encoding mobilization protein MbpA, with protein MFDEKIPFENEKKSSYSLSFEKLKKREGKTRISNDGDTGSHQTENSNIDPNSRCVSVDTILIAPHGRNEKKEMFKGKTSLIKFRCTLYQKKLLNIKAKRSGLSLSEFCRKSAMNLPINERMSDDHIAIYKDLVKFHNNFKSIGNMFRKRDPRLSAEVYKLAEAMKQHLKKLDL; from the coding sequence ATGTTTGACGAGAAAATACCCTTTGAAAACGAAAAGAAATCATCCTATTCCTTAAGCTTTGAAAAGCTAAAAAAAAGGGAGGGGAAAACGAGGATTTCCAATGATGGGGACACGGGTTCCCATCAAACGGAAAATTCTAATATAGATCCTAATTCAAGATGTGTGTCTGTGGACACAATCTTGATTGCTCCCCACGGTCGCAATGAAAAAAAAGAGATGTTTAAGGGGAAGACCTCCTTAATCAAATTCAGGTGTACGTTGTACCAAAAAAAACTACTGAACATTAAGGCGAAACGATCGGGATTAAGCCTTAGTGAATTTTGTCGAAAATCAGCCATGAATCTGCCCATCAATGAGCGGATGAGCGATGATCATATTGCTATCTATAAAGACCTGGTGAAATTTCATAACAACTTTAAGTCGATCGGAAATATGTTTCGAAAACGGGATCCTAGATTATCAGCTGAAGTTTATAAACTGGCTGAGGCCATGAAGCAACATCTTAAAAAACTGGATCTATGA
- a CDS encoding relaxase/mobilization nuclease domain-containing protein: MIGKGKSISHTQASMKYGWNQEKQAEIIYAQNIVGDSPQEISREFEQIQKLNENCERNTLSFVLSPTIEDGRTLDQQKLGELTKDFMREMKLGQRQAIAFVHQDKEHKHVHLYVNRIDFDGRAYKDNFIGKRSQHAAERVAHEHQLTTVRQVQMMRDINLTDIRNEIKRRHELTMKQFKPETYKAYMRGMETNGVKAIPFINKQQKLQGFRFEFDGHSLKGSAVHRSMSMSNIGKQMAREHGIEKFKELNKAISLAKSPEPVQISLKLLKEIAQKVIKKSISKGMDIGY; encoded by the coding sequence ATGATTGGTAAAGGAAAATCCATTAGTCATACCCAGGCTTCCATGAAGTATGGATGGAACCAGGAAAAGCAGGCTGAAATTATATACGCTCAAAATATAGTGGGAGATTCTCCGCAGGAAATTAGCCGCGAGTTTGAACAGATCCAAAAGCTAAATGAAAATTGTGAGCGAAATACGCTGTCGTTTGTCCTGAGTCCGACCATTGAAGATGGACGGACACTGGATCAGCAAAAACTAGGAGAACTGACCAAAGACTTCATGCGGGAGATGAAACTGGGCCAGCGGCAGGCGATTGCCTTTGTGCATCAGGATAAAGAGCACAAGCATGTGCATCTATATGTGAATCGGATTGATTTTGATGGGCGCGCCTACAAGGATAATTTTATAGGTAAACGTAGTCAGCATGCTGCCGAGCGCGTAGCCCATGAACATCAGCTGACCACCGTTCGCCAGGTGCAAATGATGCGAGATATAAATTTAACTGACATCCGAAATGAAATAAAACGCCGGCATGAGTTGACCATGAAACAGTTCAAACCAGAAACTTATAAAGCCTACATGCGCGGAATGGAAACCAATGGTGTAAAAGCCATTCCCTTTATCAATAAGCAACAAAAATTGCAGGGCTTTCGATTTGAATTTGATGGGCATAGCCTTAAAGGTAGCGCAGTTCATCGCTCGATGAGCATGTCCAATATCGGAAAGCAAATGGCCAGAGAACATGGCATCGAGAAATTTAAAGAACTCAATAAAGCAATTAGCCTGGCGAAAAGCCCGGAACCGGTGCAAATCAGCTTAAAACTATTAAAAGAAATCGCACAAAAAGTTATTAAAAAGTCCATATCCAAAGGCATGGATATCGGATACTAA
- a CDS encoding DUF6730 family protein: MAKIDELSELLCAELASFEQHMKRLQEIHSQGIHLDTKDLIRRLSSLEDTLDFEKNEYERISTELSNTIKEAKIYPKWALVVFFVSLSLNIIGIAFLLFS, encoded by the coding sequence ATGGCAAAAATTGATGAACTATCGGAATTATTATGCGCCGAGCTGGCAAGCTTTGAGCAGCATATGAAACGACTGCAAGAAATTCACTCGCAAGGGATTCACCTGGATACCAAAGACCTCATACGACGACTTTCAAGTCTTGAAGATACGCTGGATTTTGAAAAGAACGAATATGAAAGGATTTCTACGGAATTATCCAACACGATTAAAGAGGCAAAGATCTATCCGAAATGGGCGCTGGTTGTCTTTTTTGTTTCTTTGAGTCTTAATATTATTGGTATAGCGTTTTTGTTATTTAGTTAA
- a CDS encoding SIR2 family protein, with product MNYIYINGSSKVSIKYSEDNSKVEEVYIDDSLVEFEEEDKQDKLEYAIKTKRNKYQKFLNKQFENLIVLTGAGSSVGIGEKNKGRLLSQLWDDTKEKLGEEKLNHFCELVNYNSKDENGNYVKNLEKLLSIANAAKDFVASTKEINIPKTIKEIEKLIKSKCELVLPKDAPHHTFLEKITRRKVTLPRAKIFNLNYDTLFEQAGRKGNFTIIDGFSFSFPRYFSGRNFDYDIVLRDKSRLKEEDNFKKRVFHLYKPHGSVDWEKVKKDIIQSDNVKKALMIYPKDSKYESSYEQPFFEMMSRFQQNLRKDNILLICIGFSFNDKHIVTAIQEALEQNSGFQLMVINKGIDTSDNLKWLLELAHKHSNILLIDELFSDFAEQYPLLKSYNQDEYKRITINLNDTDGE from the coding sequence ATGAATTACATTTACATTAATGGATCTAGTAAAGTTTCCATAAAATACTCCGAGGATAATTCAAAAGTAGAAGAAGTTTATATTGATGATAGTTTAGTAGAATTTGAAGAAGAGGACAAGCAAGATAAGCTCGAATATGCAATAAAAACGAAGAGAAATAAATACCAAAAATTCCTGAATAAGCAATTTGAAAATTTAATTGTTTTAACTGGCGCAGGTTCTTCAGTTGGAATTGGAGAAAAGAATAAGGGAAGACTTTTATCACAATTATGGGATGACACGAAAGAAAAATTAGGTGAAGAAAAACTTAATCATTTCTGTGAATTAGTTAATTACAATTCCAAAGATGAAAATGGAAATTATGTAAAAAATTTAGAAAAATTATTATCGATTGCTAACGCAGCTAAAGATTTTGTTGCTTCTACGAAGGAAATTAATATCCCGAAAACTATAAAAGAAATAGAAAAACTAATTAAATCCAAATGTGAATTAGTTTTACCTAAAGATGCTCCTCACCATACTTTTTTAGAAAAGATAACACGCCGAAAAGTAACGCTTCCAAGAGCAAAAATTTTTAATTTAAATTATGACACTCTTTTTGAACAAGCTGGGAGAAAGGGAAACTTCACAATCATCGATGGCTTTTCATTCTCATTTCCTAGATATTTTAGTGGAAGAAACTTCGATTACGATATTGTATTAAGGGATAAAAGTAGATTAAAAGAAGAAGATAATTTCAAAAAAAGGGTTTTTCACCTTTACAAACCACATGGCTCCGTAGATTGGGAAAAAGTAAAAAAAGACATTATTCAATCTGATAATGTAAAAAAAGCATTAATGATCTATCCAAAAGACAGCAAATATGAAAGCTCATATGAGCAACCATTTTTTGAAATGATGTCACGGTTTCAACAAAACCTAAGGAAAGATAATATTCTGCTAATTTGTATTGGATTTAGCTTTAATGATAAACATATAGTTACTGCCATCCAAGAAGCTCTCGAACAAAATTCAGGATTTCAATTAATGGTTATAAATAAAGGGATTGACACTTCAGATAATTTAAAATGGCTTTTGGAATTAGCTCATAAACATTCCAATATTCTACTAATTGATGAACTTTTCTCAGATTTTGCAGAGCAATATCCTTTGCTAAAATCATATAACCAAGATGAGTATAAAAGAATTACTATTAACCTAAATGACACAGATGGAGAATAG
- a CDS encoding ATP-binding protein yields MENRNPFEHNYFIGYINYVSAQFVKVHFPSSTLLQSFTFKGENLNGGLVGNFVVIEGEQFGFLGKIQELSLPEKERLEFSEKSFKNSDFHPTGKIEILLSFDLFEPTKIDKGLNALPVIGAKVFVCSSNFIRSYFRKFGIKHEHLQTSPVFELGKLTFDKSAPIEVSQQAIFGRHCAVVGTTGGGKSYTVSKLLEGIVSNNGKAIIVDATGEYSTHDKNSYSDIPATLSTNSFFHYSNLTVGDLFVLLRPSGQVQQPVLLDAIHSLKLVQIAKRENRNLEQIKDGILIKKQALKRPIFDLYNEFSEEIEKSNADFDIQKLTQQLRRECVYDSHKFGEDITRWGDLDKRKFENSTSLFLRTENLIQTESFKNIFGFGKQKTDEGELATRISDFLNGDKKILRIGFENVGFDFQAREIVANAIGKYLLEMARKGKFNEKPLVLFVDEAHQYLNKSVKDEYFELTQLNSFDSIAKECRKYGLFLTIATQMPRDIPLGTLSQIGTFIIHRLINHYDKEAIANASSSANRNTLDFLPVLGAGEAILMGVDFPMSVMLKINKPLTPPNSNTPQFKI; encoded by the coding sequence ATGGAGAATAGAAATCCTTTTGAGCACAACTATTTCATTGGATATATTAATTACGTTTCAGCACAATTTGTAAAAGTCCACTTTCCTTCCTCCACCCTTCTCCAATCTTTTACATTTAAAGGAGAAAATCTAAATGGTGGATTAGTTGGAAACTTTGTTGTCATTGAAGGAGAACAATTCGGATTTTTAGGTAAGATTCAAGAATTGTCATTGCCTGAAAAAGAAAGATTAGAATTCAGCGAAAAATCTTTTAAGAATAGTGATTTCCACCCGACTGGTAAGATAGAAATATTACTATCTTTTGATTTATTTGAACCTACTAAAATTGATAAGGGTTTAAATGCACTACCTGTTATCGGAGCAAAAGTTTTCGTTTGTTCATCTAATTTTATAAGAAGTTATTTTAGAAAATTCGGAATTAAACATGAGCATTTACAAACTAGTCCAGTTTTTGAACTAGGAAAATTAACTTTTGACAAATCCGCGCCAATTGAAGTATCACAACAAGCGATTTTTGGACGTCACTGTGCCGTTGTTGGCACAACCGGCGGCGGTAAAAGTTATACTGTTAGTAAACTTTTAGAAGGTATTGTATCTAATAACGGAAAAGCTATTATAGTTGATGCTACTGGTGAATATTCTACCCATGATAAAAACAGTTATTCTGATATTCCGGCCACATTATCCACTAATTCCTTTTTTCATTATTCTAACCTTACAGTTGGAGATTTATTCGTCTTGTTAAGACCTTCTGGTCAAGTCCAGCAACCAGTACTTTTAGATGCAATCCATTCATTAAAACTTGTTCAAATTGCTAAAAGAGAAAATAGGAATTTGGAGCAAATTAAAGATGGGATCTTAATTAAAAAACAAGCCTTAAAAAGACCAATATTTGATTTATACAATGAATTCTCTGAAGAAATTGAAAAAAGTAATGCTGATTTCGATATACAAAAATTGACTCAGCAATTAAGAAGGGAATGTGTTTATGACAGTCACAAATTTGGAGAAGATATAACAAGATGGGGCGACTTAGACAAGCGAAAATTTGAAAATAGCACAAGTCTTTTTCTTAGAACAGAGAATCTTATTCAAACTGAATCTTTCAAAAATATTTTTGGGTTTGGAAAGCAGAAAACCGATGAAGGTGAGTTGGCCACTAGGATATCTGATTTTTTAAATGGGGATAAAAAGATTCTAAGAATCGGTTTCGAAAATGTAGGATTTGATTTTCAAGCGAGAGAAATAGTTGCAAATGCTATCGGGAAATACTTGTTAGAAATGGCCAGAAAAGGTAAATTTAATGAAAAGCCCTTAGTATTATTTGTAGATGAGGCACATCAATATTTAAACAAAAGTGTTAAGGATGAATATTTTGAACTGACGCAATTAAATTCATTTGATTCTATTGCTAAAGAATGTAGAAAATATGGGCTTTTTCTTACAATAGCAACTCAGATGCCAAGAGATATACCTCTTGGTACTCTTAGTCAAATTGGTACGTTTATCATACATAGATTAATCAATCATTATGACAAAGAAGCAATAGCTAATGCAAGTTCTTCTGCCAATCGAAATACATTAGATTTTCTGCCGGTTTTAGGTGCTGGTGAAGCAATTTTAATGGGAGTTGATTTTCCTATGTCTGTCATGTTAAAAATAAATAAGCCTTTAACTCCTCCTAATTCGAATACTCCACAATTCAAAATTTAA
- a CDS encoding RNA polymerase sigma factor: MEREFKLLKQGHPDAMEFIYARYHHRLFGLGKKLIRDEFVIETILQDTFLKLWQKRERIQEPEHIFFFLRFVMKRDCTYYYTRPKHNFQRNIGRLEYFENYQEYMHGYDPQKEDDHLQVQKADQKAFDRISRIFPLLRPERRYLIELCLKYGFQYKNIAELMGTSTTYTSNEIKRAIDDIKKIIHNGSNLGSKPDQIQVKKNTRITREQEKVLQLRNEMHYSFAAIAEELQLSQKEVHKEFVTAYKLLQSKHKQQQSA; the protein is encoded by the coding sequence ATGGAACGTGAGTTTAAACTTTTAAAACAAGGACATCCTGATGCCATGGAGTTTATCTATGCCAGATATCATCATAGGCTTTTTGGGTTAGGAAAGAAATTAATTCGGGACGAATTTGTCATTGAAACCATCCTTCAGGATACATTCTTAAAACTATGGCAGAAAAGGGAACGGATACAGGAACCGGAACATATTTTCTTTTTCCTCCGCTTTGTGATGAAGAGGGATTGTACATATTATTATACACGACCTAAGCATAATTTTCAACGGAATATAGGCAGATTAGAATATTTTGAGAATTATCAGGAATATATGCACGGTTATGACCCGCAAAAAGAGGATGATCACTTACAGGTTCAGAAAGCCGACCAAAAAGCCTTTGATCGGATAAGCCGTATTTTTCCTTTACTCAGACCGGAAAGAAGATATTTAATTGAACTCTGCTTAAAATACGGTTTTCAATATAAAAATATTGCTGAGCTTATGGGAACAAGCACTACCTATACTAGTAATGAGATAAAAAGAGCGATTGACGATATTAAAAAAATTATTCATAACGGGAGTAATTTGGGTTCAAAACCTGATCAAATTCAAGTAAAGAAAAATACTAGAATAACCAGGGAACAAGAAAAAGTCTTACAGCTACGGAATGAAATGCACTATTCTTTTGCGGCTATTGCAGAAGAACTCCAACTATCCCAAAAAGAAGTCCACAAGGAATTTGTGACTGCTTATAAGCTTTTACAAAGTAAACACAAACAACAACAATCGGCTTAG
- a CDS encoding helix-turn-helix domain-containing protein, with amino-acid sequence MSDKKLIQAKKALGLKIAELRKKVINPETNKPISQEELGLRTGNAKKTIGEIERGNTNPTFETLFKIANELQVSIAELFQPKS; translated from the coding sequence ATGTCAGATAAAAAGCTCATACAAGCAAAGAAAGCACTAGGATTGAAAATTGCTGAACTCAGAAAAAAAGTTATTAATCCAGAAACAAATAAACCTATTTCGCAGGAAGAATTAGGGTTGAGAACAGGAAACGCAAAAAAGACGATTGGTGAAATTGAAAGAGGGAATACTAATCCAACTTTTGAAACTTTATTTAAAATAGCCAATGAGCTTCAAGTAAGTATTGCTGAGCTATTCCAACCAAAATCTTAA
- a CDS encoding Abi family protein yields MGKTATTVDEQIDKLKGRNMTMDLGDVKAKEILLDIGYYRLGFYWNPFEIDEHHNLKNGTKFSDVVKLYYLDTDLKHILSRALNRIEINFKTQLIYYVSNYYDKNPTWFADKKIVSHQFVKGFPKIYTESFKKNNKPIKNHHRKHSNDIYAPAWKTLEYLTFGSVIKLYLSLHNQDLQKKIAEQYGIKSLGVFENYLTTILFIRNICAHSDLLFDSYTPLGIKSTPIIDIDRNKRHSLSSSIRIICYFLEKISVNRCKEITKNINDLFAQFNDNKAISEIIVNKIGYEL; encoded by the coding sequence ATGGGGAAAACAGCAACTACAGTTGACGAACAAATAGATAAGCTTAAAGGTAGAAATATGACGATGGATTTAGGCGATGTCAAGGCCAAAGAAATCCTACTTGATATTGGTTACTACCGTTTAGGCTTCTATTGGAATCCTTTCGAAATAGATGAACATCATAATCTAAAAAATGGCACTAAATTTTCAGATGTAGTAAAGCTTTATTATTTAGATACAGATTTAAAACATATATTATCCAGAGCATTAAATAGGATAGAAATTAATTTTAAAACCCAATTAATTTATTACGTTTCTAATTATTATGATAAAAACCCTACCTGGTTTGCTGACAAAAAAATAGTTTCCCATCAATTTGTGAAAGGGTTTCCCAAAATCTACACAGAGAGTTTTAAAAAAAATAATAAGCCCATAAAAAATCATCATAGAAAGCACTCAAATGATATTTATGCTCCTGCTTGGAAAACATTGGAATATTTAACTTTCGGTAGTGTTATAAAATTGTACTTATCACTACATAATCAAGATTTACAAAAAAAGATAGCAGAACAATATGGCATAAAAAGCTTAGGGGTTTTCGAAAATTACCTTACTACTATTTTATTTATTCGCAATATTTGCGCACATAGTGATTTACTATTTGATTCTTATACACCTTTAGGGATTAAATCTACTCCCATAATTGATATAGACAGAAATAAAAGACATTCCTTATCTTCATCTATAAGAATTATATGCTATTTTTTAGAAAAAATATCTGTTAATCGATGTAAGGAAATCACTAAAAATATCAATGACCTGTTTGCGCAATTTAACGATAACAAAGCAATTAGTGAGATTATTGTAAACAAGATTGGATATGAATTATAA